In a genomic window of Thermodesulfobium sp. 4217-1:
- the csm5 gene encoding type III-A CRISPR-associated RAMP protein Csm5: protein MNKREIFETKTYSLKILSPIHIGTGEDIDPMDYVYKDKRLYRISSDSFFKLLERGGLKERIIKEDVSKLNIKTIAQNINDIFDINNDDYIYYIEIEDNLKNSFPEKYFNPDAQMQIGLTLRSGDDIIIPGSSIKGAIRTAFLNFLSEKYSGEDYNHSLQGRNLMLEKDDERNLKNPINDPFKFVSIADVSVSNKTKVVEMSRVGPKGNGIPIVREIIVPDKEKNNFLTISIKTNLRDRWGSGGFGMPRLKKELKVLNLKSLLEKTDEFYRGLLKKESYYYKRVYPGFDESFFTDIEKEKGYLLRLGFGCGNLSYTVKSCGKEIKPGKTKFLVKLKNKMLPLGYAILTEKNETCTDS from the coding sequence ATGAATAAAAGAGAAATTTTTGAAACCAAGACTTATAGTTTGAAAATCCTTTCTCCTATCCACATAGGTACTGGAGAGGATATAGATCCAATGGATTATGTCTATAAGGACAAAAGACTTTATAGGATTTCATCTGATAGCTTTTTTAAACTTCTTGAGAGAGGAGGATTGAAGGAAAGAATAATAAAAGAAGACGTTTCAAAACTAAATATTAAGACTATTGCACAAAATATCAATGACATCTTTGATATAAATAATGATGATTATATATACTACATAGAAATTGAGGATAATCTTAAGAATAGCTTTCCAGAAAAATATTTTAATCCGGATGCACAGATGCAAATTGGTCTTACACTTAGATCAGGGGACGACATTATAATTCCAGGCTCCTCGATCAAAGGCGCTATTAGGACTGCATTTCTAAACTTTTTATCGGAGAAATATAGTGGTGAGGATTACAATCACAGTTTACAAGGAAGAAACCTTATGTTAGAAAAAGATGATGAAAGAAATTTAAAAAATCCTATAAATGATCCTTTTAAGTTTGTTAGCATAGCTGATGTCTCTGTATCAAATAAAACTAAGGTAGTAGAGATGAGTAGGGTAGGCCCAAAAGGCAATGGAATTCCTATAGTAAGAGAGATTATCGTCCCGGATAAAGAGAAAAATAATTTTTTAACTATTTCGATTAAAACAAATTTAAGAGATCGTTGGGGTAGTGGAGGTTTCGGGATGCCCAGGCTAAAAAAAGAATTAAAAGTTTTGAATCTAAAAAGTTTACTCGAAAAAACAGATGAGTTTTATAGGGGCCTTTTAAAGAAAGAGAGCTATTACTATAAACGCGTATATCCAGGCTTTGATGAAAGTTTTTTTACAGATATCGAAAAGGAAAAAGGTTATCTCCTAAGGCTTGGGTTTGGTTGTGGAAATTTAAGCTATACAGTTAAGAGTTGTGGCAAGGAGATAAAGCCTGGCAAGACAAAATTTTTGGTTAAATTAAAAAATAAAATGCTGCCATTGGGCTATGCGATATTAACCGAAAAAAATGAAACCTGCACAGATAGTTGA
- the csm3 gene encoding type III-A CRISPR-associated RAMP protein Csm3, whose protein sequence is MLTYKSLTGKIYCVTGLRVGTSTGSVEIGGNDNPVIRNPYNDEPYIPGSSIKGKVRSILEWEQGKVINNGKTHSCTDIDCPICNIFGVSASDRIEADSNSPRVSRAIFRDAFLTEDTKKWLKDRDIVKFTEIKYENVINRCTAKAEHPRPVERIPAGAEFDFSLSFRKFKEDGEKYWEILLRGLKLLENDSLGGCGSRGYGRIEFRDLRDENGEKIDLKSIRL, encoded by the coding sequence ATGTTAACATATAAGAGTTTGACAGGAAAAATTTATTGTGTAACAGGCTTAAGGGTTGGAACCAGCACTGGCTCTGTGGAAATAGGGGGTAACGATAATCCAGTTATCAGGAACCCATACAACGATGAACCATATATACCAGGATCTTCTATTAAGGGCAAGGTGAGATCTATACTTGAGTGGGAACAGGGTAAAGTTATAAACAACGGAAAGACTCACTCGTGTACGGATATTGATTGTCCTATTTGTAATATATTTGGAGTTAGTGCGTCTGATAGAATTGAGGCTGACTCAAACTCACCAAGGGTTTCTAGAGCAATTTTTAGAGACGCATTTTTGACTGAAGATACGAAAAAATGGCTTAAAGATAGAGATATAGTCAAGTTTACTGAAATAAAATACGAAAATGTTATAAACAGATGCACTGCAAAGGCGGAACATCCAAGGCCAGTAGAGAGAATCCCTGCGGGGGCAGAGTTCGATTTTTCTCTAAGCTTCAGGAAATTTAAAGAAGATGGCGAAAAATATTGGGAAATTCTCCTTAGGGGACTGAAATTGTTAGAAAATGATTCTTTAGGTGGATGTGGTTCAAGGGGTTATGGAAGAATAGAATTTAGAGATCTAAGGGATGAGAATGGGGAAAAAATAGATCTAAAATCAATAAGGTTATAA
- the csm2 gene encoding type III-A CRISPR-associated protein Csm2, translated as MPYKPNRPNVSSAQRPNGQQSNSRQNFQQSSARDNNDFVEFSYKDPDEFLKKSEEFARKLAGDGGKDLGKSQLRKFYDQVISLRDEVLQKSFSDERIEVDNIIFRLKLLQARVIYLANRKSGNGFLIAETAKKYLLGILERGIFLCKNEKEVNEALKRFAMEFEAIYAYFYAYAKD; from the coding sequence ATGCCTTATAAACCAAACAGACCTAATGTTTCAAGTGCCCAAAGACCAAATGGGCAGCAATCAAATTCTAGGCAAAATTTTCAGCAATCAAGTGCTAGAGATAACAATGATTTTGTGGAATTTTCTTATAAAGATCCTGATGAGTTTTTGAAAAAATCAGAAGAGTTTGCAAGAAAATTGGCAGGTGATGGTGGCAAAGATTTAGGCAAATCACAGCTAAGAAAATTCTACGATCAGGTGATTAGTTTAAGAGATGAGGTTCTTCAGAAATCTTTCTCTGATGAAAGAATTGAGGTTGACAATATAATATTTAGGCTAAAGCTATTGCAAGCACGAGTGATTTATTTGGCTAATAGAAAATCAGGCAACGGTTTTTTGATAGCTGAAACTGCCAAGAAATATTTGCTTGGAATATTAGAGAGAGGCATATTTCTTTGTAAAAATGAAAAAGAAGTTAACGAAGCATTGAAAAGATTTGCTATGGAATTTGAAGCAATTTATGCATATTTTTATGCTTATGCAAAAGACTAA
- the cas10 gene encoding type III-A CRISPR-associated protein Cas10/Csm1, giving the protein MGDLKKEFQTLALAALFHDIGKVLNRTRDGYSKNHTELTEQFLDELVKRCENIKKFVDESIFSHIASHHHEGASKLLKPKQLSDEREKFLATIISRADNFSSSERSEDEDANQSNRTHSRMRSIFYNLKFENSQEVNQEDGFYEIRELGRESVFFKKENQLDKEGTQLAYEELAKKITGEITRIEAGDNFNLFFSSVLSILEKYLALVPSSTQFDKQDVSLFDHLSTTSAIACAYYRYLKHKQIDKISDLDSLESDKSAKPFAVLQGDVSGIQNFILKVEGSNPRGLTKTLRGRSFYIAALSRAVSLKIIDEFKVVQSNIFLDAGGKFSILLPNTPFIKDKISEIRRKLDEFFFSRFAGLLSLNLTEPVEMGVKDFSIKGDEGEEGFLGIHNKLGYNNQLAKSNKFYSLFGEDNLVDETLNNLREKLSSNDVCNLCGIFPKEEEDKCSICKAMEKIGQKLTKDRFWVLYSINNKNCDNEIVSGVCLEILEREEEVKERLYDSFVVDRFFDVGKNDPIIGARRWINNHLPFGKDFPIDISSDEPKNGTLCYFCTDKCKLVPDKDEISRKDVKNGPLTFQCIATYSRFFASKNQAERIGEDHLGVLKADVDNLGKLFRDSMKEKFSISRVATVSRFLNYFFTEVLQDIIEKDVVEGIKFNAIYTVYSGGDDLFLIGPWIVLPDFALHLSKEFKKFTGRDCITFSCSIEMFRPRLPIGRAVEIADKSLEMSKSGRLTFEEDTLLKSQNKANSNEREKGNVKGNITIFKNTVRLFKRSSDKFGFEDLLKYRNKLYELCTKYGEKEGKGLINKSFLYRLLNIYRPMFLDAKGYEEKYGNVKFTGNPKVLSFRYIPLLKRDIKRNIVKDRKDRELVEQKLMDDINVLMGLDEKGEGQFYMKNLKIPAFLTLYELRGGE; this is encoded by the coding sequence TTGGGAGATTTAAAAAAAGAGTTCCAAACTTTGGCTCTTGCAGCGCTATTTCATGATATAGGAAAGGTGCTAAATAGAACCAGGGATGGTTACAGTAAAAATCATACAGAACTTACTGAACAATTTTTGGATGAGTTGGTGAAAAGGTGCGAAAATATCAAAAAGTTTGTTGATGAAAGCATATTTTCTCACATAGCATCACATCATCATGAGGGCGCAAGCAAGCTTTTGAAACCGAAACAGCTTTCTGATGAAAGAGAAAAGTTTCTTGCGACCATTATCAGCAGGGCGGATAATTTTTCGAGCTCTGAAAGAAGTGAAGACGAGGATGCAAATCAGTCTAATAGGACTCATTCAAGGATGAGATCAATATTTTATAACTTAAAATTTGAAAATTCTCAGGAAGTTAATCAAGAAGACGGGTTCTACGAGATAAGGGAGTTGGGACGTGAAAGCGTCTTTTTCAAGAAAGAAAACCAGCTGGATAAAGAAGGAACACAGCTTGCGTATGAAGAGTTGGCAAAAAAGATTACTGGTGAGATTACAAGGATTGAAGCTGGAGACAATTTTAATCTGTTCTTTTCTTCGGTATTATCTATTTTGGAAAAATATTTAGCTTTAGTTCCTTCTAGCACTCAATTTGACAAGCAAGATGTGTCTTTGTTTGATCACCTGAGCACCACCAGCGCTATAGCCTGTGCATACTATAGGTATCTTAAACACAAGCAAATAGATAAAATTTCTGATCTGGACAGCTTAGAATCAGATAAAAGTGCAAAGCCATTTGCTGTATTGCAGGGCGATGTTTCAGGAATCCAAAATTTTATTTTAAAAGTTGAAGGTTCAAATCCAAGGGGTCTAACGAAAACCCTTAGGGGTAGATCGTTTTATATTGCAGCTCTCTCAAGAGCTGTTTCTTTAAAGATTATAGATGAATTTAAGGTAGTTCAGTCAAACATCTTTCTTGATGCGGGAGGAAAATTTTCTATTCTTTTACCGAATACGCCTTTTATTAAAGATAAGATATCAGAGATTAGAAGAAAGCTTGATGAATTTTTCTTTTCTAGGTTTGCGGGACTACTTAGTCTTAATCTCACTGAGCCAGTTGAGATGGGCGTAAAAGACTTCTCCATAAAGGGAGATGAGGGTGAAGAAGGATTTCTTGGAATCCATAATAAGTTAGGATACAACAACCAGCTTGCGAAATCGAACAAATTTTACAGTCTATTTGGTGAAGATAATTTGGTAGATGAAACTCTAAATAACTTACGTGAGAAATTAAGTAGTAATGATGTCTGCAATTTATGTGGTATCTTTCCAAAGGAAGAGGAAGATAAATGTTCTATCTGCAAAGCTATGGAAAAAATTGGTCAAAAATTAACCAAAGATCGATTTTGGGTTCTGTACAGTATAAATAACAAAAATTGTGATAATGAGATTGTATCTGGTGTATGTTTGGAAATACTAGAAAGAGAAGAAGAAGTAAAAGAGAGGCTATATGACTCTTTTGTTGTGGACAGATTCTTTGATGTTGGGAAAAATGATCCTATTATTGGCGCAAGAAGATGGATAAACAATCATCTGCCTTTTGGAAAAGATTTCCCTATTGATATCAGTTCTGATGAACCCAAGAATGGAACGCTTTGTTATTTTTGCACTGATAAATGCAAATTGGTTCCTGATAAAGACGAGATCAGTAGAAAAGATGTAAAAAATGGTCCGCTTACCTTTCAGTGTATAGCTACTTATAGTAGATTTTTTGCATCAAAAAACCAAGCTGAAAGAATAGGCGAGGATCACCTGGGTGTTTTAAAGGCAGACGTAGACAATCTGGGTAAACTTTTTAGAGACTCCATGAAGGAGAAATTTTCAATCTCAAGGGTTGCTACAGTGTCAAGGTTTCTAAATTACTTTTTTACAGAAGTTCTTCAGGATATTATTGAAAAAGATGTTGTAGAGGGTATAAAGTTTAACGCTATTTACACCGTGTATTCTGGGGGAGACGATCTTTTCCTTATAGGTCCATGGATTGTCCTGCCTGACTTTGCACTACATCTAAGCAAAGAGTTTAAAAAATTTACTGGGAGAGATTGTATAACCTTTTCTTGTAGCATAGAGATGTTTAGGCCTCGATTGCCAATCGGTAGGGCTGTGGAAATTGCTGATAAATCTCTTGAGATGAGTAAATCTGGTCGCCTGACTTTCGAAGAAGATACCCTTCTTAAATCTCAGAACAAAGCTAATAGTAATGAAAGAGAAAAAGGTAATGTAAAAGGAAATATTACAATTTTTAAGAATACGGTAAGGCTTTTCAAGAGATCCTCAGATAAATTTGGATTTGAAGACTTGCTCAAATATAGGAATAAACTTTATGAACTTTGCACAAAATATGGGGAAAAGGAGGGGAAGGGTCTAATCAATAAGTCATTTTTGTATAGACTACTTAATATCTACAGACCTATGTTCCTTGACGCTAAAGGTTATGAGGAAAAATATGGCAATGTGAAATTTACTGGTAATCCCAAAGTTCTTTCGTTTAGATATATCCCTCTTCTAAAAAGAGATATAAAGAGAAATATTGTGAAGGATAGAAAGGATAGAGAACTTGTAGAACAGAAATTAATGGATGATATTAATGTTCTAATGGGATTGGATGAAAAGGGAGAAGGCCAATTTTATATGAAAAACTTAAAGATTCCTGCATTTTTAACTTTGTATGAATTGAGAGGAGGAGAATAA
- a CDS encoding TIGR02710 family CRISPR-associated CARF protein: MQKAKAMIITLGGTIEPVIKSIKSHKPKYISIIASQESINQISSISQEIKSPSTKIKKFIIDDHQSIEETFCKANEAYDWISGYAAPEEIVVDFTPGTKAMSIGLFLAMSNKGVKFCYIGGNKRTKEGVGVVESGHEEIIEIKNPLETFQQDKINQFVDFFNSQLFAAADRVLEEIIENTNKKTLFKAIREINKGFYFWDLFRYKEAIRCFRPTVMERIFEEKKFKDLYNAIENNRKFLEVISSSTNKFKNYSLELFSDVYENAQRRARAGHFDDAVLRLYRLTEMIAQERLKARYSQDSSTVNFDTLKISEEKRFIWKETYRGKKGLGLNAIYDLLYDLNDELGIAFQNNKESFKKVQDSRNLSFLAHGIQPLDEKTYTEIDGFIREIFISELKIGLIDERAVFPKIDKNIFTDI, encoded by the coding sequence ATGCAAAAAGCAAAGGCAATGATAATAACATTAGGTGGAACAATAGAACCTGTAATAAAGTCCATCAAGAGCCACAAACCGAAATATATTTCTATTATCGCAAGCCAGGAATCTATAAATCAAATTAGTTCTATATCTCAAGAAATAAAAAGCCCTAGTACAAAAATTAAAAAATTTATCATTGACGATCACCAATCTATTGAAGAGACTTTTTGTAAGGCAAACGAGGCATACGATTGGATATCTGGCTATGCAGCTCCCGAAGAAATAGTAGTTGACTTTACTCCTGGCACAAAAGCAATGTCTATAGGACTTTTTTTGGCTATGTCTAATAAAGGAGTGAAGTTTTGTTATATCGGCGGGAATAAAAGGACAAAAGAAGGAGTTGGCGTAGTCGAAAGCGGCCACGAAGAAATAATAGAAATAAAAAATCCGCTCGAGACTTTCCAACAAGATAAAATTAATCAATTTGTGGATTTTTTTAATTCCCAGCTCTTTGCGGCAGCAGACAGAGTTCTGGAAGAAATTATAGAAAACACAAACAAAAAAACTCTTTTCAAGGCTATAAGAGAGATCAACAAAGGCTTTTATTTCTGGGATCTCTTCCGCTACAAAGAAGCTATCAGATGTTTTAGGCCTACAGTAATGGAAAGAATATTCGAAGAAAAGAAATTTAAAGACCTTTACAACGCTATCGAAAATAACAGAAAGTTTCTCGAAGTGATATCCAGCAGCACAAACAAGTTTAAAAACTATTCCCTTGAGCTTTTTTCCGATGTATACGAAAATGCACAAAGGAGGGCAAGAGCAGGCCACTTTGACGATGCAGTGCTGAGACTTTATAGGCTTACCGAGATGATTGCTCAAGAAAGATTGAAAGCCAGATATAGCCAGGACAGCTCCACAGTTAACTTTGACACTCTCAAGATATCTGAAGAAAAAAGATTTATTTGGAAGGAGACTTATAGAGGGAAGAAAGGGCTCGGACTTAACGCGATATATGATCTCCTGTATGACTTGAATGACGAGCTTGGGATAGCATTTCAGAATAATAAGGAATCTTTTAAAAAAGTTCAAGACTCGAGAAACCTCTCCTTCCTTGCTCACGGCATACAACCTTTAGATGAAAAGACATATACAGAAATAGATGGTTTTATTAGAGAAATATTTATATCAGAGCTCAAGATTGGCCTAATAGATGAAAGAGCAGTGTTTCCAAAAATAGATAAAAACATTTTTACAGACATTTAG
- the csx2 gene encoding TIGR02221 family CRISPR-associated protein encodes MVGNVLISFLGVGDYKVTKYFMNGDDEKVFSTKYAPIAIANLANIEKIILLVTKESRNKHFEQFKKEANDLCVKVEDRDIPEGLTENERWEIWDKVIDCTESMNQISFDITHSYRLIPFYVFLTIEFLRNIRGIDLGGLYYGLYDKDKEKSPIINLGEVLDILSWINFSGFFVKTGIFSKDARDFVRKIHAGAYRNNSSIKPKILQTIAGNFESISSSLNLAQDININKYTDDLLKNLEKEDDLIKEANYLAKPFEKIFKRIKEEYKFLISDEQATDFVYARGTIRKAHWCLEHGLLTQSILLLREALVNVFIEDKNELTDREKREKISYVCNYLANTTDIKNPFFKSIDKVNNLRNLIAHCGYNKNLLDEKSIESDIRDLIKLIEVAISEENIKEVRNFLNNKSSVEIDLGKLYENVAKVGEIEEYRDKVLEIAGDGKNVTLTGNAPVWMYLYIAHALHGKAKSLRYSSPVIKDFVIFDHNPY; translated from the coding sequence ATGGTGGGGAACGTTTTAATAAGTTTTTTGGGTGTAGGGGACTATAAGGTTACAAAGTATTTTATGAATGGCGATGATGAAAAGGTATTTTCTACAAAGTATGCCCCTATAGCTATAGCTAATCTTGCTAATATAGAGAAAATTATATTGCTTGTTACAAAAGAGTCAAGAAATAAACATTTTGAACAGTTTAAAAAAGAAGCAAACGATTTATGCGTGAAGGTAGAGGATAGAGATATTCCAGAAGGGCTTACAGAAAATGAAAGGTGGGAAATCTGGGACAAGGTTATCGATTGTACAGAATCTATGAATCAAATTTCTTTTGACATCACACACTCTTACAGACTTATACCATTTTATGTTTTTTTGACAATTGAGTTTTTGAGAAATATAAGGGGCATCGACCTGGGTGGTCTGTATTATGGCTTATATGACAAAGACAAAGAAAAAAGTCCCATAATTAACCTTGGAGAAGTTCTGGATATCTTAAGCTGGATAAACTTTTCAGGATTTTTTGTTAAAACTGGAATATTTTCAAAGGATGCAAGAGATTTTGTAAGAAAAATTCACGCAGGGGCATATAGAAACAATAGTTCTATAAAGCCAAAAATTTTGCAAACAATAGCGGGCAATTTTGAGTCTATTTCGTCTTCTTTAAACCTGGCTCAGGATATAAATATTAATAAGTATACGGATGACTTGCTAAAAAATTTAGAAAAAGAGGATGATCTAATAAAAGAGGCAAATTATCTCGCAAAACCGTTTGAGAAGATTTTTAAAAGGATCAAAGAAGAATATAAATTTTTAATCTCTGATGAACAAGCTACTGATTTTGTATATGCTAGAGGAACCATTCGTAAAGCTCACTGGTGCCTTGAACATGGCCTTTTGACACAATCAATTTTGTTACTAAGAGAGGCATTGGTAAACGTTTTTATCGAAGATAAGAACGAATTGACCGACAGAGAGAAAAGAGAAAAGATCTCTTATGTTTGCAATTATTTGGCCAATACTACAGACATTAAAAATCCATTTTTTAAATCTATTGATAAGGTGAATAATTTAAGAAATTTGATAGCTCATTGCGGCTATAACAAGAATTTGCTTGATGAGAAGAGTATAGAAAGCGATATCAGAGATTTGATTAAGCTTATAGAGGTCGCAATCTCTGAAGAAAATATAAAGGAGGTAAGAAATTTCTTGAACAATAAAAGTTCTGTTGAAATAGATCTTGGCAAGCTTTATGAAAATGTTGCAAAAGTTGGTGAAATAGAAGAGTATAGGGATAAAGTTTTAGAAATAGCTGGAGATGGTAAAAACGTAACCTTGACAGGCAACGCACCTGTCTGGATGTATCTATATATTGCTCACGCTCTTCATGGAAAAGCAAAGAGTCTAAGATATTCATCTCCTGTAATAAAAGATTTTGTAATATTTGATCACAATCCTTACTAA
- the cas6 gene encoding CRISPR system precrRNA processing endoribonuclease RAMP protein Cas6, translating into MLKFKKFKITLKLRDFTSLPKYKSITLRGGFGNIFKSIACVQKALDCSDCILNESCIYRKIFDSPRPQGAMKMTKYPYIPHPFIIFSQNYETSFDKEDLFDFGLVLMGDSIENLPFFVYTFIKLGEIGLGKDRARFEVVSVRDVNGELFDQEHKTINSFAKDPSLLSLDRIYSSENNGFKRLKIDFLSPLSLRFEGKTVSLPQFHILIRNLLRRVSLLEFFYGYPSFESSFIKKCINESLEVKILENNTYLENLKRFSGRQQRLINHMGLVGDITFSNVPNSLISLIDSAKEISIGRNTSFGFGRYLLTIL; encoded by the coding sequence ATGTTAAAATTTAAAAAATTTAAAATAACGCTTAAGCTTCGTGATTTTACATCACTGCCGAAATACAAAAGCATAACGCTAAGAGGGGGATTTGGGAATATTTTCAAAAGTATTGCCTGCGTTCAAAAGGCGTTGGATTGTAGCGATTGCATATTAAATGAGAGTTGTATTTATAGAAAAATATTTGATAGCCCAAGGCCTCAGGGCGCAATGAAAATGACTAAATATCCATATATCCCCCACCCCTTTATTATATTTTCTCAAAATTATGAAACATCTTTTGATAAAGAGGATCTTTTTGATTTTGGGTTAGTTTTGATGGGTGACAGTATTGAAAATTTACCATTTTTTGTTTATACGTTTATCAAGTTAGGAGAAATTGGCCTTGGTAAAGATAGGGCAAGATTCGAAGTGGTTAGTGTAAGGGATGTAAATGGTGAGTTATTCGACCAGGAACATAAAACAATTAATTCATTTGCTAAAGACCCATCTTTGTTAAGCCTTGATAGGATATATTCTTCAGAAAACAATGGTTTTAAAAGATTAAAAATTGATTTCTTGTCTCCTTTGTCTCTTAGATTTGAAGGAAAAACAGTTTCTCTTCCTCAATTTCATATATTGATAAGAAATTTGTTGAGAAGAGTTTCATTGCTTGAGTTCTTCTATGGATATCCATCTTTTGAATCAAGTTTTATAAAGAAATGCATAAACGAATCACTTGAGGTAAAAATTTTAGAAAATAATACATATTTAGAAAATTTGAAAAGATTTTCTGGTAGGCAACAGAGACTAATTAACCATATGGGATTAGTTGGTGATATAACTTTTTCTAATGTGCCTAACAGTTTGATTTCTCTAATTGACAGCGCAAAAGAGATTTCTATAGGAAGAAACACAAGTTTTGGATTTGGGAGATACCTTTTAACTATTTTGTAA
- a CDS encoding WYL domain-containing protein, with amino-acid sequence MPKEDKQKLLKFLKLISLEMGINSKDNLMRVFGSLGSLESTLRKIRKIRLESAMSPLISLKSKKYLYDSDSVLDEYLGIILSGQIKETEAIRYAKIIELLKRDKLSIGEITDKLNDSLCQDESSLLELRTIRNYLKILVSDGFVEKVKDKKYIKYKLKKSLALLPEHLLVKLYLFTDFFSNTGLLATRSLILKYFLEKRLGTNKLKKIKNIICYKHSKPLRVFDDLNVLYILNLLECKKACSLELSLLPKSKNKPSEKVTVMPQFLLFDYQLARWYLITDGDTKRVLIDRIFKFGKVIRESDILDSHLEKRLDNLKKSWLVEEDAKEKEIIIKFYFDSSKSSKNFILNRVKKEAMDGQIEIIDKNSFILKILTRELNEIKPWIRSFGSSAQVLEPRSLRNSLIEEFIDLKSTYESIISEGSL; translated from the coding sequence ATGCCCAAAGAAGATAAACAAAAATTGTTGAAGTTCTTAAAATTGATAAGTTTAGAAATGGGCATTAATTCAAAAGATAACCTTATGAGGGTTTTTGGCTCATTAGGAAGCCTTGAAAGCACGCTTAGAAAAATCAGAAAAATCAGATTGGAATCGGCAATGTCTCCTTTGATTAGCTTAAAGTCAAAAAAATATCTATATGATTCTGATTCAGTCCTTGATGAATATTTAGGAATTATACTGTCAGGCCAGATAAAAGAAACAGAGGCAATAAGGTATGCAAAGATAATAGAATTATTAAAAAGAGACAAACTATCCATTGGTGAGATAACCGATAAGTTAAACGATTCCTTGTGTCAAGACGAAAGCTCTCTTTTAGAGTTAAGAACAATAAGAAATTATCTTAAGATTTTAGTCAGCGATGGATTTGTCGAAAAAGTAAAAGACAAAAAATATATAAAATATAAACTAAAAAAGAGCTTGGCACTATTGCCAGAACACTTATTGGTAAAACTTTATCTTTTTACTGATTTTTTTTCTAATACAGGGCTTTTGGCAACCAGAAGCTTGATATTAAAATATTTTTTAGAGAAGAGACTTGGAACAAATAAGCTAAAAAAAATTAAAAATATTATTTGCTACAAGCATTCAAAGCCGCTAAGGGTGTTCGACGATCTAAATGTTCTGTATATCTTAAATTTATTAGAATGCAAAAAAGCCTGTTCGCTTGAATTAAGTTTATTGCCAAAATCCAAGAATAAACCTTCAGAGAAGGTAACAGTTATGCCTCAATTTTTACTATTTGATTATCAACTTGCAAGATGGTATCTGATTACTGATGGTGATACTAAAAGAGTATTGATTGACAGAATTTTTAAGTTCGGAAAAGTTATAAGGGAATCGGATATTTTAGATAGCCATCTTGAAAAGAGATTAGATAATCTCAAGAAATCCTGGTTAGTTGAAGAAGATGCGAAAGAAAAAGAGATAATAATAAAATTCTATTTCGACAGCAGCAAAAGTTCAAAAAATTTTATACTAAACAGGGTCAAAAAAGAAGCAATGGATGGTCAAATAGAGATTATCGATAAAAATAGTTTTATTCTTAAGATATTGACAAGAGAATTAAACGAAATAAAACCATGGATAAGGAGTTTTGGCTCAAGCGCTCAGGTATTAGAACCGCGTTCTCTAAGAAACAGTTTAATTGAGGAGTTCATTGACCTAAAGTCTACTTACGAATCAATTATAAGTGAAGGCTCACTATGA